The genomic stretch aattaaGTACATGAGTGAATTATGTAGAGATTGGAATtataaaaatgtggtaaaatatcACCTAATTACAAACTTAACTTGTTATTtcttaataatatgataaaagattattttataaatttgacCCAAAAAAAGGTAAACTTACtaccaaaaaaaataataatatcagtTGTAGGTAATAAAACTCAACATAACTATTTTACATAATTTAcacattatattaaaaaaataggcAAATTATCGAGTGCACCCCCTAAAAGGGGCACACCAGTGCACCTCCTGGTGTTTTTTGCTCAGGAACTATTTTCGggaatttttttattatgatcgtgtacattgtagttatttagagcatcctgcaaatttttagaaaattctgaataatttacagtgtcaaaaataagattcaaacatGTTACCTTCCACTCACATAAAAAcattagtcacacgtgcaacaactTGCTTGGAACCTAGTTTTTGGCACTgcaaattattcagaattttctgaaaatttgcaggatattctaaataactacaatgcaCATGGTCATAAAAAGGAAATTCGTCGAAAATACTTTCCGAGCCAAAAACACTAAGGGGTGCAATGGTGTGCCTCTTTGTGGGGTGCACCAAAGAATTtccctaaaaaaatatataaaattttagcATCAACATAGTGTTTTGCAAAAATTAaacaaccaaaataaaaaaatctaattttGTATGTATTATAAATAATTGGGAAAtgtatttctttttatttatttgtcaaaaaaatattaaagttttaaaaaataaacaaaaatttcaCTAGTTCGGTTGGTGACTTGGTGTGTTACCCAAacaaatgtataaatatatatatatataaaattacaaaaaagctAAACAAAAACCTGTAGCTATGCGGGttattgataattattttattattaatatcatCAAAATGCTAAAGTTTAGCATATTAGTACACTACACTAAACAAcaatttccataacacatgaatataaactttttaaaaaagtattataataagggtaaaattggaTTTCTGAAAATGAAAGGTGGGAAACTACAAATTTTAAGcggaaattgaaaaaaaattcattcTCTCTCCTCATTCTTTTCTCTCGCCAAAAACCCTTTGCCCGATAGTCAACATCCATCTCTAGCCTTTGTTTCTCTCCATCTCCACCCTTTGCCCGATACACTACTTTCTCTTCCACTATTCCACCTCTTCAGTTCTCATTCACTTTCTTTCTCTTCATCTCCACGCCACTCTTTCGCCTCGACCCCCTCTCTCTTTCGTCACTTTCATTCCTCTGCCTCTCTCTCCCTCCTCGACGAAGCCCTAATGCTCTCAGTAAGGTATGTAGGTCTGTATGTGGTCTgagattttattaattttatttatgattgtTTTGTTTTACCATTATAAAACTCAACCAAGCTTTTAATCTCCTAAGTCATCGCCTTTTTTTGATTTAAGTTAATTTTGGATTTGTGAGTgatatttgattgagttgggtaaaAATATTTACCCTAAATCTTTATAGATTCCTTTAAGATTTCGAGATTAATCACAATATTTGATGATCATTTTGGATATGCAATCTGAAATTTAGTTTTAAGTTCTTCAATCTCATTTTTCAAGAACAAGTTTTGGTAATTGCTTTAATTATTGTTCTTCTGTTTAGTATAGAAAATCGCACACCACTTGTTTGATAATAGTGCTcaaatgattttttaatttagtgTATTGATTTTTTTTGGTTAAATGTCCATTGCCATGACTTGAGATAATGACAAGTGATATGCGATAGTTCAACAAGGTaagattgattttttttaatattgatgTTAGTATAAGATATGTTCGGTAGATTACgtgttcttattttattttgataacaGGGTGTTTTTGGTGCTGTAGATGATGTTGCAATCACTAAGGCTTTGGGGTTGCACAAGATTAAGAAACATTAATGGGTTATTCTAAAACTTATGCAGATTGTGATGGTGGGCGTGGATTGATAAGCTAAGCTCGGTAATAATAGTTTGTGTTACTAAGCATTTGTCTAGTCTACATTATAGCCCCTCCTCTGTTTTCCAACATGCCCATCACttgaatataaattttttttatttttttctatcttcaaatcAATCAAATACCTCTTGTATTATTAATTAAGCATTGTTAgagtatatatgtataaaaaaagaTGTAAAAATACAACTGTCTATGACTACTAatgctgatatatatatattataactactATCCCAAATCCTTTCTTGGAGCTATCAGCTGCTACGCTTTTGCAGCTGATAGCTAGTGATGCCAGTAGTATGTGGCTGATATCTAATTTCTcccatgtttttttttaaatttttgggttattgaatcattttttcttttatatttttgtgtAAATCTGGGTTTGAATTATTGTGATATGGTCTTGAGTATAGATAGGTGATTATTTTTTAATGGTAATGGATTTGTGATTTTCTTAATatggttttgaatttgaaatttgtGAATTGAGAATTTGGATTATTGAAGTTAGTGATTTGTAATACTGATTTTTGTTTGTTAAAAATGAGATTCTAGGTATTTGTTTTAAGCATCAATCTGAGTTTTTTTGGTTTTGTGTTGCTTTAATTTAATATAGTTGCTTCAACATGAGTTTTTCAGGGTATTTTAATAGCATGATAAAAGCTTTTGTTACTGGGTATAAGGTGAGGAAGAAGAACCACAAGATCAATGGAAGGGAagtagaagaagaaagaaaagaaagaaggggaaAGAGAGATATCGGGTAAAAAAAAtcagttttgatttttgtaattaattatatttgtttaTGCTTTATAATAATCCTTATGATTATACAATAAAAAAGTTGCcacttgatttattatattactaatttgCCATATTGTTTTGCTAAATGTCTAATATTGGAGTTTTCTATTGGTGTTAGACTTTGCTTAGTCTTGGTAACAAAGTATTTTAGCACATGTAATTGAACTGAATTTAATAATTGTTAATTATGAATTGAACAGGCCAAACCAATATTGAAACAAGGAGAAATTGAAAAACTGATTGATCCAAAGCTGGGAGGGGCCTATGATGTTACTCAGCTGAAAAGACTTGCCTTTACTGCATCACTTTGCATAAGGTCACTCACAAAAGGGTGGCCTACCGTCACCAAGGTATTAAAAAAACCCTTTTAATGACATACCATATatctatatgtatgtatatatattatactaaTACTATAATAAATCTTTGCTAAATGGTATTTAAAAAATCATGATTCATATCAATAGAATAGCAAAACTTGTTGCTTGTTCTTGCATGGTATCTATCTAGGCCATTGTTGAGAGGAAatgatattatattatatatatataactttggtTCTAATCTTCTAAGATGCTTTCCTTATTAATAtggttatattatttttataaatggaAATGAATAAGAATATGTATAACTTTGTCAATAAACTATTTTCTCGTGGAGGAATATCATGGGTTTAGTTAGACTACATATATTGTGCCACATGTTAATACAGTAGCCTTTAGTTGACTGACCTGGCCAGTAAGCTacacatagttttttttttttcagtgttTCCTCATCCCATTTTTGCAGTTAAGTTGCTTTGTAGGTTTCTGTTCTGGTTTTTGATTTTTTGCAGTGCTTTAATTATGCACTTTGGCATTGTTTGGGGATACTAGTGACTCAATGAAGAACCCCTTGTAACCAGTTAGTGTTGGTAAAGACTTGCTTTTTAAAGTTTGATTATGTCTTTGCATTTTCATCTTAAAAACTATTCAGAGTTGCTTGTTAGAACATGATGATACATTTGTGGTAATAATCTCATTATGTTCTTTTTCTTAGTAAATTCTTTTCTCTTTTGTTTTTCTCTTCAAATTCTATAAATGAATTATAGACTTGTACATAATTTGATTTTGATCAAAATTATGCTCAATCTGTTTGGTCAAATGCTTACATGGAAATTATGAGTAagtccttttttttttatcatttggCTCTTCATATATCTTTCCAGTTATGAAAGTggtaattaattttatatttatttatttgtctaatattatctttattatttatatGTTTGAAATAAATTTGAGAGTGATCTGACTTTTTAAGAAAACCACAGAAATGTGATATTTGGAAGGTCTCTAAGTTGCGTCAAATTTTTTTGGGGTTTGTTTAGATCTTAGGACATgcgttttttattttataataccACTCCATGTCCTTTTCTCTTGTTAGGAAATATTTAGAGTTAGCAACTAAAGATGACCCATCCTGGTACATAAATATAACTTCAGATAATCTTCCTTTACAGTATGCCAAAATCAAAGGCAAAGGCTTTTGGTAATTGGAATGATGGTGGGAACCAAGATATAGAAACATTTTAAAGTTAGATACTTATAgtctaaagaagaagaaattaaaGAAAGCATTAATATTCATGTACATAGTCATTTGTTATCATAAGACATTTTACTATCCAAAAAGATAACAACTCAGTAACATGGCCCTAGCCATTTGCAGTCACATATTGGCCTATGGTTTGAATTTGGTCTTCTTGTCTTATATAACTGAACTATTCACGAACAATATCATCAATTCATTTTATTTCTTATGCTATAAATGTTCAATTTTAGTGATTCTGTTTTTATATGAGTTGCATGACACGACTTTGTTTCAATGTTTCTGGTTTTAAAGAATTGTCCATCTGAGCATTACACACTCTAATATCAATACCTCATGATTAGCACTATCTGCAACTGTTGAGGCTTAAATTATACTTGAAAGTTATCTTTGTTATATTAcaactttctttaacttttgagGCTTAAGTTAAAAAAATTGATGAGAAATAAAGAGACTCTAGTTTGTTACAGTAGATGATCTATAAAAACAAAGGTCTCTCCCCATCTTTCTGTGCTATTGGGGGCTATTGTTTCTCGTCATTTTTCAGTTTCTGGTAGAGGAACTTGAAAATATGGCTTGCATATCTAAGTCTTTTACAATATATATTGAAAATTTCTGGACCCCCCTTTCTATTGAAAATTGTACAATATATATTCTTTCATTTCTATTGAAAATTGTACATGAATAAACTGTTTTTCTATGTTTGCATATTTTAGGACCTTGATCAAGACTCCAAATGCAGCTCACAGATAAGGCTATGGACGGGGTTGGAGGGCTCGGGCTTGCGGAGGGTCGTGGATGGCTCGGTCTCACGAAGAGGTCATGGGTCAAAACTTGAAAAGCAGGAAAACCTCGCTGAACCCATTATTTTCATGTTGCTGGTATGCTCTATAAATTTCTGGCTGTCTTTGTTCGTGTGATGTCTAAATAAACACAAGTGTGAAAAGTACAAAGTATATTTGCTTAAATATTTGCACTCTAGTCATGTTGACTGTGATATACGAAATGGGGAGTCTTATGCAGGATTAAATCAATACTTAGAGTTCTCAACTGTAACTTTAAtgaaatttatttggaaaaaaaaaaagatgaattttTTAGCTGCTGTTTTCAATTTTGATCCACTTAGAGAAAACCTAAATATTGAATTCTTATAACTGTTTGTTGGAGTTTGCATATCCTGTTATTACTTTGTATACgattttctctttttattaaaGTTACTCTCTTGCATCTCTTGTTTataatcaactttttttttttatatctcttCCCTTAGAACACTAggcaatatatataataatcactTAGTACGCCTAGTACATTTCTTATAGTCCTATTGGACATATATTCAGCCAATAATAATAGGCCTAATTATTAActagttctttttattttttatggaaTAATTAAACCTCAAAGAAGGCCTAATATTCTTATCATCTGTCTTGTTATAAGTAGTTGTGTGTCACGATAAAACTTTGTTATTGCACTAGTTTGTCACTCACTGAATTAGCTTACATAACTAACTCTTGAACTCTCTTTAAACAATCTTCACAGTTGTTACTTTATCATGCCATTAATAGAAGATTTATTTTATTCTTCCTGCTGAAAATTACAATGTCCAAGTAATGCTTGAACTTTGAGAGAGTTGGAGATTTTTCAGCATAAATATCTGTTGTATGAACTTAATTATGTCAATATGATCTTCTGCTTTAGTGGCAGCTATGATTATGGCAGTGAAAACATTTGATAACtacttaatttaaattggatTGATTCTCATATTGAAGATTGCATTCCCCAGTTTTAACCTGTTCCTGAATTTTGGTTTTAGTCTCTCTAGCTCTTAATTTCCATCTCTCAGAACTATAGTACTAAATTTCTAATTCAGATTATTTAGGAACCAGTTGTAATGATAGTAGAATTCTTCTATGGTGTATAATTTCATTAAACTTCTGTTGATGAAGAAGTTTATCAAAATTATACACCATAGAAGTTTAGCAAGCCATGAGAGTAgaatgagcaaaaaaaaaaaaattaaaaatgcaattttatattaaacaaagaaAGCTGATAATGATAGTTATGTAATGCTCACCTTGATAAAGCAGGGCTGAATTCTAATACTTTCATCTTAATACAGTTGATAATTATCTATTTAAGGTTAAATAGTATTTGCTATGATATTCTTTCTTCTACCAATGAGtttgaataatataatttaatttaaataatttaatttttttattttgtcgtTCTGTAATGCTTTATATGCATTTTTGCATTGTTCTATTGCAGAATCTTTGAGATTTTGTCTAAACTTGTTGTGATGTGCATTATTAGTGTATCccataaagaaaatatatttgaTGATCTTGGTATTTATATATTACATTTGTAATGATGTAATCCATGTAGTTGGAATAGAAGGGACTGCTTCTCCTATAACTAGTTAGTGCCAAAGAGCCTTGTCCAAATGGTCATTTTGAATTTTCCTGTAACATGCTTTAATACCTTATTGATTGCTTGGCAGACTTTGAGCTTTAATTGACCTATTTCTTGTACTTGATTTATTTCTCTGCTCTGTTTGCAGAGGCAAAATCTGGTCAAAGGGAATATGCAACTCTTTTCAGCGAAACAACAGAGAAGTCAAGCTCTGGAAGCTCATGCTGCTGCTTTTGCACAATTTAAAGTGCGTAAATTAACTTTTCCCTCTCTTTATCTCTCTTAATTCTCTTGTTTTTTATCGCACTTGGTATGCATATTTTTTGGTTGATTGCTAAATTTATACAGGTTCCAGGGAATGAGAATCCTTTTACTCTCATTTCCTTTGCAACAAAGACTTTTAATGCTGGCCAATTTACATCAAAGCTGCATGTTATAGATCTTGGTGCCCAACTAGGTTAGCTTAGTATTATTTAATTCACCCCCTTTATTAAAAAAGACAAAAATGCTTGATAGGTCTAGAATCTTAATCAGAAATTTATTCCTTTCTTTCTGTCTTGATGAATAATTTTTACATCCTTTTTTTGGGAGAGTGCTCATATGCATGGAATGATTTGAAAACAACTTCTAGTTTGATGTTGCCTTTTGTGGTTTGGTTTAAGCTATTATGGTATGCATGTGGAGGACTGATTATAGAGGCTTGGGCATGTCTAGTTTCATCCTCTACTTATAAAACCCAGTTTTTCCTGTACTGGTACAAAAGTATTTTCTTCTCTTACAATGTTTATATGTTAATGGTCAGGGTCAATATAAGTCGACACTGGTTTGCCCAGCATGTGGAAAGATTTCAATCACTTTTGATCCCTTCATGTATTTTTCGTTGCCGCTACCTTCAACTGCAACTCGGCAAATAACCGTGACTGTGTTTTACGGCGATAGAAGTGGTCTTCCTATGCCATACACTGTTAGTTTGCTAAAGCAAGGTTGCTGTAAAGATCTTAGTGAACAACTAAGTAATGCTTGTTGCTTGAATGGTGATGAGATTCTTCTGCTTGCAAAGGTAAATTTGGTTTCCATTGATATCTgctacaatttattttatttattcccTTATTTTTAGTTCTAGTGGTTGAGTAACTGTAATTTTTTGTTATCCTTTCAACTTTTTGTTACTGATGGAAACAGTTCGAGGTGCAAGCCCATTGAGAAGAACACTTTATTAAATTCCAGTAGAGTTGTAAAGGTATATTTGGACTGGACTGACAAAGAACACAACTTGTATGATATCAGCTTTGTCAAGGATCTCCGTGAGGTTCACAAGGCTGGGTTTACTGTGAAGAAAACTCGACCAGAAGCTATTTCTTTGTTTACATGCTTGGAGGCATTTCTGAAGGAAGAACCTCTGGGGCTTGATGACATGTGGTGGGATACCTATTCAAATTCAGATAATTTTATACTTTGACCTTTGAAATAAATTGCCATTAATCGATGTCTTGTTCATTTTGTTTTCAATAGGTACTGCCCCAGGTGCAAGGAACATAGACAAGCTACCAAGAAACTAGACTTGTTGATGTTGCCCGAGATTCTTGTTTTCCACTTGAAAAGATTCTCGTATAGCAGATACCTCAAGAACAAATTAGACACGTCCTTGAATTTTCTTATTCAAGGcttatatgttgaatatttaagactacttgaatactttaagaacattttgttgttgatgacagtgttgaatgttttaaattaatttatggattgttaatataatgttgaatgtttttactatttgttatttgaaaatcaagttcatttgatgatgctagtatatattagaaagttaattttaattatatataaaaaattaaaatataatagaataaattagtgttgtatgaatgaatatataatgagaatttaaacttatctaaatattaaaataatacgaaaaatgtgttataatatctattacaataacactttttatgcaaagaattgtgttatgcaaacttcattatataacacaaataatgtgttatactaaagtgtagtataacagaaaaaatgtgttatactaaagtatagtataacacaaaaaatgtgttatactaaataTTGCAAAATTTatatgctatgcaagtgcacacagaggactgcaccatttgtagaatagcaggcttgatttcgaagttattggcctctacagctggtgggcgtatactattttgtactcccatcagagtgggcagtacataatctctcaagctcctctcagcattgttcTGAGCCTGACCCCCTTGTACAACTCCAGGAATTagaacattcctgccatccccttcattctgtgccatcttcacagatttctgggcctccctcttgttctttctgatttgcttacaagacttttcaatctcaggattaagaggaacaagtgtgtcttttccttttctgccacgcatataccaaaattcacctgagatagacaaattaagcaactaaatagattagaaacaagagaaattaaaatcaaattagaataaaaattaattagactgatattgataattattttcagtccccggcaacggcgccaaaaacttgttgcgaaatttatatgctatgcaagtgcacacagtcgcaattcgtagtaaaatggtaaaaaccaagtatcatcctcaaggactgatttatcaattaccaatcaatcaatcttttaattctatttgattaaacaatttttagagattttaaactaagaaaaagactaacgaagcacaatgaagaattaaacaaattaacagagaaaataaaatttaggacaattatgatcctctattttccaccctcttatttcctaatgcaagcatttatatccccttctccctattcaagaataagttgcaaaaacaattcataatctggttaagatttatgaaattcaatctaaatgacaacttcctatatttctatggtaagttgaatcatgtagaagacattagccacgcaactcagaaaaataggaaaataatctagataccttcgttctaaattaaatttgcatccaaacaatcgaagcatatcaaatttcacttttcagatttcaa from Humulus lupulus chromosome 5, drHumLupu1.1, whole genome shotgun sequence encodes the following:
- the LOC133834785 gene encoding putative ubiquitin carboxyl-terminal hydrolase 11: MLLRQNLVKGNMQLFSAKQQRSQALEAHAAAFAQFKGQYKSTLVCPACGKISITFDPFMYFSLPLPSTATRQITVTVFYGDRSGLPMPYTVSLLKQGCCKDLSEQLSNACCLNGDEILLLAKFEVQAH